The genomic interval CATCTTCTCACTGAAAATCTCGATAAAGGTATTCCTGCCCGAAATTTAAATCTTGAGGAAGAGCAAATCGAATCAATTAAAGATTTGAATTTGATTACTTTAAAAAAACAAATCTATTGCTGTAATGTTGATGAAAATTCACTGGATGGCGATAATGAATATGTAAGCAAAGTAAAAGCAATAGCAGAAAAAAATGGCTCAGATGTGATTGTAATCTGCGGCAAGCTCGAATCAGAAATTTCAGAACTCGAAACTAAAGAAGAAAAAAGAGATTTCTTAGCAGCTGTTGGACTTGAGGAATCTGGTTTAGACCAGATGATAAAGGCGGCTTATCACTCGCTTGACCTTCAAACATATTTCACTGCAGGCGAAAAAGAAGTTCGTGCCTGGACTTTCAAGCGTGGATATACTGCTCCCCAGGCGGCAGGTATTATTCATACTGATTTTGAGCGTGGTTTCATACGTGCCGAAGTTTATCATTGTAATGATTTATTTGCCTTAGGCTCAGAAGCAAAAATTAAAGATGCCGGAAAGTTAAGAATCGAAGGACGTGATTATATCGTCAAAGACGGTGATGTTATGCACTTCAGATTTAATGTATAAGTGTTTTAGAACAAGGGACAGCTTTTTTAATTTGAGCTGTCCCGATGTAACTATTTTTTAAATGGTATGAGAAGTATAATTTTTGAAGATGCTTACTGACATTTTTTGAGAATTTCTCTGGCAATTTTTATAGCCGTTTCAGTATTTTCGCTATGTGTTTTTGGATTACCGTAAATTTGTACAGTAAAAGATTCATTTTTTACTAATACTGTAAGAATTGTATTGGAAGATACAAAGAGGCAAACAGCTGCATCACCAAGATTTTCATCTAAATATTTTGCTTCTCTGCCGTTTTCCTTGTAATACTCATTGTTGTATTTAGTTTTAAAAATTGCCGCATCTTCTTTTTTTATTTGTCCCACAGTAATCGAGCTTTGTTTAGAAGATCCGGGCGTTTCAAAAATACAGGAAATAAGATCGGGACTTCCTGATTTATGTATAGCACTATTATCCCTTCTGCTAACTTCATCAGGACTAATGGAAATAATCTCTGCAACTTTTTCAGTACTTATCAGACTGCATATATCATCTATGTAATTACTGTAGCAGTCTTTGGAAGTATCAGCCGACCGGCTGTCTTTGTACTTTGATGCTTCAGAATTGATTTCTGCATTTCCTTCATTTTGACCACAGCTAAATGCAAAGAGTGCATATGAAATCAGTAGTAAAAGAATGTTCTTTTGTGTTTTCATAAAGTCTCCAATATTAATTAATTTGTTAATCAAAATTTATTTATTAACATATTCTCAAAATAATAATAAGCAAAAATAACAAAAATACATTAATATCCAAATATATATTTAACATATTTTTAAATCTGCAATATTGAAATTAGGTGGAACTTTATAAATCAGGAGTGTCTGTTAGCAAAATTATTAATTTATTTGAGCAAATAAGGAATCTCAACAAAAAATATGCCTCTTTAGCCTGAATGAATATTCTTCAATGCTAAAGAGGCATTATTTTGAATCTTAACCCCATTTGGTTATCTTGCGACAACAATTTTTCCATTAAATGTTTTCATTCCAATTTGAACTATTATATAGTAAGTTCCGTTTGGAACTTTATTGCCAAATTCATCTGTCAGCTCCCATTGTAGATTAAACTCGCCTGAAATAGCAAAGCTTGGAGCGTCAAGAGTTCTGATTTTTGAACCTGTCATATCGTAAATTTCAATTGAATTAATTGTAGCCGAAATTGGACTATTCAAAGTAATAGTAGCAATTTCTCTGGCAGGATTAGGATATGAATTTATCTCGAAACCATTTGATAAAATTTCAATTTCTTCTAATATATCGGTACCACTACCACCACCGTCGTTGTTTTCCTGATTATTATTGCCACCGAATAGTGAATCTCTCATCCACGGCTCAAGAGCAAGAAATGCTGTGTAGCGCGAAAGAACACGATTTGCCATGCTAATATCAATGATGTCACTAATTTGGCGATTATTTGGATTTGGAATACTTTCGAGATATTTCAAATGATTACCTATCCAAATTTGAGGCACTCTCATATTATTTTTAGCATTTGCTTTTGAGATTTTGATTTCTTTGAATTTTGGTTCGCTCCCGAGCATATAAGTCAGACGTATATCGAAATCATCTCCGCCGATGTATTTACCAACAAGTGTCAATGTGTTATTGCTATTCTGAACTTCATAGAAATGATATGCAAAACCCTCATTTGTTGTTATAAAGTAATTCAGATTTTCAGGTAATGTGAAAATATACTTTGTAAAACTTTTGAACATTGTCGGTATAGATTGAGAATTAGACCAGATATTTAAATATTCACCCTTTGTAATACGGGCTAAGTTGAAATATAGATATTCATTACCACGATAATTAACATTATTTATACGATTTGTTCTAAGTTTTGATGAATGAGCAAAATCCATAGAATAAATTTTGGTTTTGAATTTAATTTTTGCAGTAATATGATTGATTAAATCATTAGCTGTCTTTAAGTCTCCAAATGAATCAGACGAAGAATAAATAACAATTCCTGCCTTATTATCTTCGGTTGAATTGATTTTATTTATAGCTTCGTTGACTAATAAAGGCAGTGAAGGGAAATCAGCTACATCTTTCTGCATCTCATCAATTTTGGAGAGAAGGTAAGCTTTTCCGTCAGCATTCATATTCACCCAATCCGGACTTATTTGCTTAATCTGCCCGACTTTGCTTGTATATAGAATGTTGATTTCGTCTCCGGCGCTGTAAGTTTTGGCAATTTCGCTGATAAAATTATTTACATTATACTCAACTGCATTAGCAGGCATACTTCTAACATATTCAAATACATAAATATGTTTTACATTTTCTTTTTCCGGAAGTAGCGAGTTTGTATTCATCGCCATTTGGAAATATTTGTCATTACCGGTATTAAATTTAGAAAAGTGAATTCCTTCAACTAAATCACCAGTATAGCTGAAATTTTTATTTGCAATGAACTGGTTAGTCGGAATTTCGCAGTATTCATGATTTCCAAAAAATTCGCTACTACGGGTGGCAAATTGATATGTTTTCGACAGGTTTAGGTAAGTAATATCTGTATTAGTCTCATCACCAAGGAAAATAACTCCAACATTTGCAGGGGATTTAACAAGTGAAAACCAAATATCAGGCACTTCAATTTTGAATTTTCCATCCTCAATTGAATTAGGAATAAGCATACTTATTAGAAATTTCCTGTAAGTTGTACCAGCAAGAGGAAAAAGTCGAAATTCATAATTGACTGGTGAATTTTTGAAGAACAATGATGGGTCACGTCTGAATCTATGTACGATATCTTCATAAATTGTGCTTGCAGTCCAGCGATCAATCAAGTCTGCATAAACGAGTGTATCCTCCACCCAGAGCCATGAGTCATTTACGATAGCACCTTCAGGAAGCTGGAAATAACTTTCAATTTCTACTGTATCCTTTATGCTATTGAATTGAGTGCCATCAGTTGAAATGTTTATCATGTAGGAAATCTGAGTGTAAGCTCCCTCCGGTTTGATAATGACAGTCAGACTGTCCATTGTGGCTAGGGATGTTCTCCACATGCCCTGCGGGTCAATAAGTCGTATTGACTTGTTCTGGCTCTGAAGCCCTGTTGATGCTATTATCACTAAAGATATCAGCACTGCTAAAAAAGTAGTTGCACTCTTCATTGAGGCACCTTTCAATTAGTTGATATTCAGTTACATTTATTCTAAAAAAACTATTTCAACTTTTATGCGAATCAACAAATATATAGACAATTCAACTATCAATTAAGTTACAAAATATTTTATTAATTTTGATTTTATTTAAAATAATATTTTTTTACAATAAAATTGTATAAGTTATATCTTAGATTTATTTTACAAGAATTAATAATAAGACTATTCAAATTATGAATATCAATAGAAAAGACATACCTTATAATTATTCAGGAATCCTTCTTAACATTCCGGAAATAGAATATTCCACTTTCGGCAATATCAAAATTTACAAATATCAGGACAACTCTCAACCATTAGTTAACTTTAAAGTTAATTTTAAAAACGGAGCTGCTGCCGATAATATCCCGGGCGTAGCAAATTATACTATGTCAATGCTTCAAAGTGGTACGAAGAATCTTAGTGCCGGTGAAGTATCCGAAAAATTCGAATCTCTTGGTGCATCTTACTTTTTCAATGCTTACTGGGATGAATCTTCAGCCGGATTTTCTGCTATGGAGAATTTCTTTGAACCTTGCTTCGATACTATTGTAGAATGTATTTTCAATCCTGCATTTGATGATGCTGAAATATCACGGCAGAGGGACAGAATATCAGCAGGAATAATGCATAATTCTGCTGACCCGAATTATATTGCTCAGGTTGCTTTTAACAAAGGTATTTATCGTAATCATCCGTATGGCAATCCAAGAACAGGCGGGCTTTCGGATGTTGCACAAATTACGAAAAAGGATATTGTTGATTTTTATGATTTACTTATTAGCAAATCTGAAATCAGCATAATTATTACCGGTAATTTTGATAACGATTACATAGATAAGCTGATTGAATCTAAGTTTCAAGGTGTTATGAATAATTCCGGTCAAATTAATATACCTGATTATGTAGCATCAAATTTAGTGAATGTGATAGCCGGCAAAGATGATGCTATGCAGACTAATTTAAGAATTGGTAGGCAAAGCATTGATAGAAAGAATCCAGATTATCCGGCATTTCAGGTTGTTAATACAATATTTGGCGGATATTTTTTATCCAGACTTAATCATGTGCTGAGAGAAACAAAAGGGCTGACTTACGGCATACATTCCTATCTTGATATGAGACAACATGGTAATGTCTTTACAATTTCAACAAGCATAAATGCTGAGAAAACGCTGGAATCAATTAAAGATATTTTCGAAATATCCATGAATATGTCAATAGAAAAGCTCGAGAAATCTGAAATTGAGCGAAGTATTGAGTTTATGACGGGTTCATTTGCCCGCTCACTTGAGACCCCAAAACAAATAACCGGAATAATTCAGACTCTTGACAGTTTTGAACTTGATACTGATTTTCTTAGGAAATTTTATCGCGATTTACGTTTACTTACAATTGATGAAATATTTGAAGTACAGAAAAAGTATTTCTCAGACACAAATTATATGATTGCAGCTACAGGAAATGCTGATTTTCTTAGCACAGCGATAAGTGAATTTGGTGAATTTGAAATACTCGAAATTAGTTAATTTGTATATTTTGATTGATAATTTTGTAGAAGTATGATGAGAAAGTCAGATTCAAATTTTAATCCGCTAATAAAACTTTTTGCCATATTTTCAGGCATTTTATTTATGATCGTTTCTTGTGATGACCCTAACAGACCACAGGACAGTGAGCGAGACCTTGATTTGATGATTGGTCAGATGCTTATGATTGGTTTTCGTGGAGTTGATGTTGATGAAACTTCCCCAATTGTTAATGACATTCGTGCCGGAAGAGTCGGAGGAGTAATCCTCTTCGATAAAGATGTCGCTCTTGGCTACGCTCAAAGAAATATAGTTTCACCTGAGCAGGTTGAAAAACTTAATTCCAAACTTCAATCTTATTCAGGTACATATAAATTATTAATCGCCGTTGATCAAGAAGGTGGGAGGGTTGCCAGACTTAAGACTGATTATGGTTTTTTACAGACTGTAACTCAACAGTATCTCGGAACTTTAAATAATCCCGATACTACAAAATTCTATGCCGACAGGACTGCAGAAACTCTTAATAATGCACGCTTCAATGTGAATTTTGCTCCTGTTGTTGATTTGAATGTAAATCCAAATAGCCCTGCTATTGGAGCTTTAGAAAGGAGTTTTTCAAGAGAGCCACATATTGTGATCTCGAATTCTGAAATTTTGATTAAATCGCAAAAGCAAAAAAAAGTACTTTCCTGTTTGAAGCATTTTCCAGGGCATGGCAGTGCATCAGCTGATTCACATCTGGGATTCACAGATATTACCAATTCTTGGAGTGAAGAAGAATTAGTTCCTTATCGTGAATTAATCAAGCGTAATGAAATCAATATGATAATGACCGCACACGTATTTAATTCTAAACTCGACAGTGTTTATCCGGCAACTTTATCGGGCAGTATAATTAGTGGCATTCTACGAGGGCAGCTTGGTTTTGATGGTGTTGTAGTGTCTGATGATATGAATATGAAGGCAATTTCTGAGCATTACGGTCTTGAGTATGCTCTCGAAATGTCAATTAAAGCCGGTGTTGATGTAATTGTGTTTGGCAATAATTTGATTTATGACGATGAGATTGCTTCAAAAGCAGTAAACATTATCAAAGACTTAGTTTATTCGGGAAAGATTTCTAAAGAAAGAATCAAACAATCATACAAAAGAATTGTACTTTTAAAAAGTAAAATCTAATATATTATGCAAATATTTGAAAATTATTCGTTAAAAAAGAAAAATTCATTTGGCTTGAATTCTATTGCTAAACGCTATATTGCAATAGAAAGCAGAGATGATTTTACAAAGTTGAGAGATTATATTGATATTGATAACTACATTTTACTTGGGGGAGGCTCTAATGTCGTTCTTCCTGAATTTATTGATGGAACTGTTGTCGAAATTTTGATTGATGAAATTTCATATACTGAGAATAGTGATAGTTCAAGAATTATAAAAGTTGATGCAGGAGTAGTTTGGGATATTTTTGTTCGTAAGTCAATAGAAATTGGTGCTTATGGCTTTGAAAATCTTGCGGCTATTCCCGGGAAAGTAGGTGCTGCTCCTATTCAAAATATTGGTGCTTATGGTATCGAGCAGGCAAAATATTTCGAATCCCTTGAAGCTTTTGACCTGAAAACAGGTGTTGTTATTAATATGGTTAATAATGACTGTGAATTTGCTTATAGAAACTCATTTTTTAAGAAGAATAAGCATGATCTAATCATAACCTCTGTAACCTATAAGTTTGCAGATTGGAAACCGGTTGTAAATTATAAAGATGTTACCGAAGAGCTAAAAAATTATAATTCAGGCGAGATATCCCCTCATTTGATATATGAATTAATAACTAAAATCCGCAGCAGGAAGCTCCCAAACCCTGAAATTGAAGGTAATGCAGGCAGTTTCTTTAAGAATCCTGTATTGCCGGTTTCTGAGTATCATTCGCTTATTGCAAGTTACCCTGATTTGACAGGCAATCCTGATGGAGAAAACATCAAAATATCTGCTGCCAAACTAATCGAGAAAGCCGAGTGGAAGGGTAAAGGTCTTAATGATGATAGTCGGATAATAGTATCACCTCGGCACTCTCTTGTTTTAATAAATTTGGGCGGTGGAACTTATAAGGAAATTTTCGATTTGTCTGCTGCAATAATTGAAGATGTTAAAAATAAATTCGGAATTTCACTCGAAAGAGAAGTCAATATAATTCCATCATAAAATCTTATTTAATCATATTTTCATTTATAAATAATCCAATGTTTAAAATTATCTCTATGATTTTTTACATATATACTCAAAGACACGGATATTTAATAACTTACGAGAAATTGTATTGCAATTTAATTTTCATTATTCATATTAACAAATTAATGATAAATTATACAATCAATATAATATACCATTAAAAATATTTCATAAATAAATTCAAAAAAAATGATAAACTTTTGCTGAATCTGTAATTTTGAGAAATTGATATCAAAAAAAAATATTTAATAAATTAAAATAGTTTGAAATATTAATTTATTATAAAAAATTATGTTATATTTGTAAGGCGATTCATATGCTAAAAAATATTTTTAGATTAATCATAGGAAAAAGTAACCCGGAGTTTGAGATGCTTGGTGAGAATAAATTTGAATGGCTTATTGTCGGACTCGGAAATCCCGGTCCACGTTATGAGAAAACCCGTCATAACATTGGTTGGATGGTTCTTGATTTTATAGCTGAAAAATTTGCTTGCGAATTCAAGCACAGCATGTATATTAATTCCTTTACTTTGAATATACACGAACATCATCTTGCATTTGTTAAGCCAAATATTTTCATGAATAACTCAGGTGAGCCTGTAAAAAGACTTGCTGATCGTTATCAAATCCCGACTGAGCGTGTATTAGTTATCAGTGATGAGTTGAATTTTCCGCTTGGTAAGTTACATCTTAGATCAGGTGGCTCTGATGGAGGTCATAATGGAGTTGCATCTGTAATTGATAAACTGGAGACTACTAACTTTTTGAGATTAAGGTGCGGCATAGGTAATGAATTTGAAACCGGTGACATGATTGATTATGTTTTGGGCGAATTCACACCTGAACAGCAAAACGACTTGGAAAAAATGATTAAAAATGCTGCAGAATGTGTTGAATACTTGATTGATTACGGTCCCTCGAAAGCAATGCAGGCAGTTAATTCCGGTGCTTTATTTGAGAATCGAATCTAACAATCTATTATAGCATACCGCTTCGCTTTCGTATTGTCCATTCGACTGCAAACAAGAAAATCGCTATTACCAAAAGCCATGGATAGCTCCATAGTGCAAAATCATTTCTTTTAGTAAGAGGTTTTTCTTTGAAATTTTTAAGTGATTTAATGTCACTAATCAGTTTTTCAGTATTTTCGTTATAATATAGTTTACCGCCTGTGATTTCGGAAATTGCTCTTAATAAATTCACGTCAGATTTGAGATTTCTATATTCAATTTCAGTTTCGCCAATTGAGAACCTGCCATTATCAGAGCCTAATTTGTTTGATGAACGATTTACAACTGCATCAAAACTGAACTCTCCTGCTGACAATCCCTCGAGATTAGCGATATATCTGCCATTGCCAATAGAAATCATAGTCAAATCCCGTGTTTCTTCTACACCTGTGATTTTCAAGCTTATTTCGGCATTATCAACCGGTAAGTATGATGCATCATAAACCTGACCTTTAAACTCAACTTTTTCACCTTTAGTATAATTTTTCTTTGTTGTTGTTATGGCTACTCTTTTACTCAGTTCGCTGACTGAAAGCCATCTTATTGAATTTTCAATTAACTTGGTGAATCCGTCAAACTGGTCTGTCCTTCCTTTTGAGACTTCAGCCGCATAGCCGAGAAGTTTCCAGCGGAAAAGACTATAGCCAATAATAGCGACAGATTTCCTGGAGTTGACATTGCGTGTAATAATGAATGGTTCATTAAGTGGCACATTATTCACTTTAAAAGTAGCTATAATCTCACTCTCGGGCTTAGGTCTGACAAAAGTTTCTGTGCGAAGAACAGGCGGCAGATTTCTCCATTTTGAAATATCATCATCAGTACCTTCGACTCTCATTATTGGGCTGGTTATTGCTTTTGCTGTGAAATCAGCAGTTATACCAAATTCTACGGGGCGTGATGATGCGGTATTGAAGGGGAGATTATCTTCAAGTTTCTTCAGCTTATTGAAATCAGTATTTAATGATGTTATGAGAAATATTGGCTTACCATTCGAAAGTTCTTTTGATATTCTGTCTAAAATATTGTCTGGAGTTGAGCTTACAGGAAAACCTATTAAAATAAAAAGTTCGGTATCGGCAATATCTGTTTCAGATGGTGTTTTGAAAAATGAAGAGCCCGAACTTTGGACGAACTCACTTATTTCAATACCCGGAAGAGTCATCAAATATTGCTTTATGAAGGACAAATCAGGACTTGGAGCTCCAGCAAAGAGTGAAACTTTACGCTTGTTTTTTAGAACTTTTACATATTCACTAAGAGAATTATTTTTCTCGGTAATTTCTCCATCTTTAGCATCAATTCTAACTGAAATTTTTCTGTTTCCTGCTTCTTTAGGTATATATGTATGATAAATAGTACTTTCAAATAACTCATCACCGCTCAAAATTTCACGGGAATCAAGTAATTGATTATTATCAAAAATTGATAATTTTAAAATTTCATCTTGAAAGCCAACGGATTTGATGTTGATATTAACAGGAACAGGATTATCAATATATGCAATATCATTCAGAATTATGGTTTGTATTGAAATATCTTTCGGTTCAGTTGTATCTCCAATACATATTGTAAAAACCGGCAAACCCAACTCTTCTGATATGTAAAGCGGATTGCTGCCACTATTGAAAGAACCATCGGTAAAAAGAGCTACAGCTCTGATATTATCATCACTTTTTTTATTGAAAATGCTACGAATAGCATCAGATATATTTGTACTGTTTTCATTAAATCCAAGAGAGTCGAGCTTAAATACATCAATATTTCTATAATTGTCGCCAAATAATGTAAAATTTGCTTCATCTTCGGAGAGTTTGTCAATTTTGCTGTTTGAGATTGATTTTAGATATTTTTCCTTCCTGTCGCCTGCTGCATCTTCCAAAGACATTGAAATTGAATTATCCAAAAGTACTGCCACTTTAGGCAGTATTACAGAACTCTTT from Ignavibacteriota bacterium carries:
- the ychF gene encoding redox-regulated ATPase YchF — its product is MALNCGIVGLPNVGKSTLFSALTAAPAEAANYPFCTINPNFGIVDVPDPRLYKIAEFIPPQKLIPTTVEFVDIAGLVRGASKGEGLGNQFLGNIRQVGAIVHVVRCFDDDNIVHVEGSIDPARDIETIEIELALADLESVQKRIDGLGKMLRSNDKKTVEKAKTAEPVLHLLTENLDKGIPARNLNLEEEQIESIKDLNLITLKKQIYCCNVDENSLDGDNEYVSKVKAIAEKNGSDVIVICGKLESEISELETKEEKRDFLAAVGLEESGLDQMIKAAYHSLDLQTYFTAGEKEVRAWTFKRGYTAPQAAGIIHTDFERGFIRAEVYHCNDLFALGSEAKIKDAGKLRIEGRDYIVKDGDVMHFRFNV
- a CDS encoding T9SS type A sorting domain-containing protein, with protein sequence MKSATTFLAVLISLVIIASTGLQSQNKSIRLIDPQGMWRTSLATMDSLTVIIKPEGAYTQISYMINISTDGTQFNSIKDTVEIESYFQLPEGAIVNDSWLWVEDTLVYADLIDRWTASTIYEDIVHRFRRDPSLFFKNSPVNYEFRLFPLAGTTYRKFLISMLIPNSIEDGKFKIEVPDIWFSLVKSPANVGVIFLGDETNTDITYLNLSKTYQFATRSSEFFGNHEYCEIPTNQFIANKNFSYTGDLVEGIHFSKFNTGNDKYFQMAMNTNSLLPEKENVKHIYVFEYVRSMPANAVEYNVNNFISEIAKTYSAGDEINILYTSKVGQIKQISPDWVNMNADGKAYLLSKIDEMQKDVADFPSLPLLVNEAINKINSTEDNKAGIVIYSSSDSFGDLKTANDLINHITAKIKFKTKIYSMDFAHSSKLRTNRINNVNYRGNEYLYFNLARITKGEYLNIWSNSQSIPTMFKSFTKYIFTLPENLNYFITTNEGFAYHFYEVQNSNNTLTLVGKYIGGDDFDIRLTYMLGSEPKFKEIKISKANAKNNMRVPQIWIGNHLKYLESIPNPNNRQISDIIDISMANRVLSRYTAFLALEPWMRDSLFGGNNNQENNDGGGSGTDILEEIEILSNGFEINSYPNPAREIATITLNSPISATINSIEIYDMTGSKIRTLDAPSFAISGEFNLQWELTDEFGNKVPNGTYYIIVQIGMKTFNGKIVVAR
- a CDS encoding insulinase family protein; its protein translation is MNINRKDIPYNYSGILLNIPEIEYSTFGNIKIYKYQDNSQPLVNFKVNFKNGAAADNIPGVANYTMSMLQSGTKNLSAGEVSEKFESLGASYFFNAYWDESSAGFSAMENFFEPCFDTIVECIFNPAFDDAEISRQRDRISAGIMHNSADPNYIAQVAFNKGIYRNHPYGNPRTGGLSDVAQITKKDIVDFYDLLISKSEISIIITGNFDNDYIDKLIESKFQGVMNNSGQINIPDYVASNLVNVIAGKDDAMQTNLRIGRQSIDRKNPDYPAFQVVNTIFGGYFLSRLNHVLRETKGLTYGIHSYLDMRQHGNVFTISTSINAEKTLESIKDIFEISMNMSIEKLEKSEIERSIEFMTGSFARSLETPKQITGIIQTLDSFELDTDFLRKFYRDLRLLTIDEIFEVQKKYFSDTNYMIAATGNADFLSTAISEFGEFEILEIS
- a CDS encoding glycoside hydrolase family 3 protein gives rise to the protein MRKSDSNFNPLIKLFAIFSGILFMIVSCDDPNRPQDSERDLDLMIGQMLMIGFRGVDVDETSPIVNDIRAGRVGGVILFDKDVALGYAQRNIVSPEQVEKLNSKLQSYSGTYKLLIAVDQEGGRVARLKTDYGFLQTVTQQYLGTLNNPDTTKFYADRTAETLNNARFNVNFAPVVDLNVNPNSPAIGALERSFSREPHIVISNSEILIKSQKQKKVLSCLKHFPGHGSASADSHLGFTDITNSWSEEELVPYRELIKRNEINMIMTAHVFNSKLDSVYPATLSGSIISGILRGQLGFDGVVVSDDMNMKAISEHYGLEYALEMSIKAGVDVIVFGNNLIYDDEIASKAVNIIKDLVYSGKISKERIKQSYKRIVLLKSKI
- the murB gene encoding UDP-N-acetylmuramate dehydrogenase, yielding MQIFENYSLKKKNSFGLNSIAKRYIAIESRDDFTKLRDYIDIDNYILLGGGSNVVLPEFIDGTVVEILIDEISYTENSDSSRIIKVDAGVVWDIFVRKSIEIGAYGFENLAAIPGKVGAAPIQNIGAYGIEQAKYFESLEAFDLKTGVVINMVNNDCEFAYRNSFFKKNKHDLIITSVTYKFADWKPVVNYKDVTEELKNYNSGEISPHLIYELITKIRSRKLPNPEIEGNAGSFFKNPVLPVSEYHSLIASYPDLTGNPDGENIKISAAKLIEKAEWKGKGLNDDSRIIVSPRHSLVLINLGGGTYKEIFDLSAAIIEDVKNKFGISLEREVNIIPS
- the pth gene encoding aminoacyl-tRNA hydrolase, coding for MLKNIFRLIIGKSNPEFEMLGENKFEWLIVGLGNPGPRYEKTRHNIGWMVLDFIAEKFACEFKHSMYINSFTLNIHEHHLAFVKPNIFMNNSGEPVKRLADRYQIPTERVLVISDELNFPLGKLHLRSGGSDGGHNGVASVIDKLETTNFLRLRCGIGNEFETGDMIDYVLGEFTPEQQNDLEKMIKNAAECVEYLIDYGPSKAMQAVNSGALFENRI
- a CDS encoding VWA domain-containing protein, giving the protein MNTYNLGISGSWLILILLMLAALLFTIFIYIRTNPDVSRGKKTLLAGLRSVALVLLIFSLFEPVFTGLKSSVILPKVAVLLDNSISMSLEDAAGDRKEKYLKSISNSKIDKLSEDEANFTLFGDNYRNIDVFKLDSLGFNENSTNISDAIRSIFNKKSDDNIRAVALFTDGSFNSGSNPLYISEELGLPVFTICIGDTTEPKDISIQTIILNDIAYIDNPVPVNINIKSVGFQDEILKLSIFDNNQLLDSREILSGDELFESTIYHTYIPKEAGNRKISVRIDAKDGEITEKNNSLSEYVKVLKNKRKVSLFAGAPSPDLSFIKQYLMTLPGIEISEFVQSSGSSFFKTPSETDIADTELFILIGFPVSSTPDNILDRISKELSNGKPIFLITSLNTDFNKLKKLEDNLPFNTASSRPVEFGITADFTAKAITSPIMRVEGTDDDISKWRNLPPVLRTETFVRPKPESEIIATFKVNNVPLNEPFIITRNVNSRKSVAIIGYSLFRWKLLGYAAEVSKGRTDQFDGFTKLIENSIRWLSVSELSKRVAITTTKKNYTKGEKVEFKGQVYDASYLPVDNAEISLKITGVEETRDLTMISIGNGRYIANLEGLSAGEFSFDAVVNRSSNKLGSDNGRFSIGETEIEYRNLKSDVNLLRAISEITGGKLYYNENTEKLISDIKSLKNFKEKPLTKRNDFALWSYPWLLVIAIFLFAVEWTIRKRSGML